One genomic segment of Kocuria rhizophila DC2201 includes these proteins:
- a CDS encoding FAD/NAD(P)-binding protein translates to MVIQQRVVVVGAGPRGLSVVERLVARSAHTGARVHIDLVDPFPPGPGHVWRTDQSDVFLMNTPSLFPTVLAAPDALQVPAVAPLRGMSFERWRRGVVAGEITPVTALTQQQLHALAELTPQGYPPRAVYGRYLEWVFATLRENLPDTVHLEIHRGEAVDAWVRADGRHRYGVELAGGLVLPADAVVLALGHLDAHLRPSQKDLVDGAAEYGLTYWPPTVPADASWSELPSGETVLVRGMGLNFCDALARLTEGRGGTFEEDPENTGRLVYRPSGREPKIVAGSRRGTPYRAKPVLRGYYAESLETRFFTLEAVQELAAASPGTLSFERQLWPLIRKDVIWNYYSVLARTTPEAFQDDPSRFLRRLDAILRDTAEPNWAHRSDALISDSVVPGRQLQQARLARPFEDVSFASHDEYAAAVVHYLDRDVRGSLRGEDDPVKMAIASLNAARTVLKCVLAEIGISDSSWVHELRRQFEPLVEGLASGPPVLRIQQLAALTRAGVVRFLGPEPRFVVDRSEGCFVAASPWVEDAPWRSRWLIEAMSPTNDVHRNISPLLSHMHERGLVRAKLMETHDGASPETSTGLDVSAQRARGARDDDAASRAFVYRAVGAKDHAEQGIYVIGLQLSSVQWGVAIAAEAESPAHLGARTIADADQIAQDVLAGAQP, encoded by the coding sequence ATGGTGATTCAGCAGCGCGTGGTGGTGGTGGGGGCGGGTCCCCGGGGTCTGTCGGTCGTGGAGCGGCTCGTGGCCAGGTCCGCGCACACGGGGGCGCGCGTGCACATCGACCTGGTGGACCCCTTCCCCCCGGGCCCGGGCCACGTGTGGCGCACCGACCAGTCGGACGTGTTCCTCATGAACACCCCCTCCCTGTTCCCCACGGTCCTCGCGGCCCCGGACGCGCTGCAGGTGCCCGCGGTGGCCCCGCTGCGGGGCATGAGCTTCGAGCGGTGGCGCCGCGGCGTCGTCGCCGGGGAGATCACCCCGGTGACCGCGCTGACGCAGCAGCAGCTGCACGCCCTGGCCGAGCTGACGCCGCAGGGCTACCCGCCGCGCGCGGTCTACGGGCGCTACCTGGAGTGGGTGTTCGCCACGCTGCGGGAGAACCTCCCGGACACGGTGCACCTGGAGATCCACCGGGGCGAGGCCGTGGACGCGTGGGTGCGCGCGGACGGCCGGCACCGCTACGGGGTGGAGCTCGCGGGCGGTCTGGTGCTGCCCGCGGACGCGGTGGTGCTCGCGCTCGGGCACCTGGACGCCCACCTGCGTCCCTCCCAGAAGGACCTCGTGGACGGCGCGGCCGAGTACGGGCTCACGTACTGGCCGCCCACGGTGCCGGCGGACGCCTCCTGGTCCGAGCTGCCGAGCGGGGAGACCGTGCTGGTGCGCGGGATGGGCCTGAACTTCTGCGACGCCCTGGCCCGGCTCACCGAGGGCCGCGGCGGCACGTTCGAGGAGGATCCGGAGAACACCGGGCGGCTCGTGTACCGGCCCTCGGGGCGGGAGCCGAAGATCGTGGCGGGGTCCCGGCGCGGCACCCCCTACCGGGCCAAGCCCGTGCTGCGCGGGTACTACGCCGAGTCCCTGGAGACCCGCTTCTTCACTCTGGAGGCCGTCCAGGAGCTGGCCGCCGCATCGCCCGGGACGCTGTCCTTCGAGCGGCAGCTGTGGCCGCTGATCCGCAAGGACGTGATCTGGAACTACTACTCGGTGCTCGCGCGCACCACGCCGGAGGCCTTCCAGGACGACCCCTCCCGGTTCCTGCGGCGCCTCGACGCGATCCTGCGGGACACCGCCGAGCCCAACTGGGCCCACCGCAGCGACGCCCTGATCTCGGACAGCGTGGTCCCGGGCCGCCAGCTGCAGCAGGCCCGACTGGCCCGCCCGTTCGAGGACGTGAGCTTCGCCAGCCACGACGAGTACGCCGCCGCGGTCGTGCACTACCTGGACCGGGACGTGCGCGGCTCGCTGCGCGGCGAGGACGATCCCGTCAAGATGGCGATCGCCTCCCTCAACGCCGCGCGCACCGTGCTCAAGTGCGTGCTCGCCGAGATCGGGATCTCCGACTCCTCCTGGGTGCACGAGCTGCGCCGCCAGTTCGAACCCCTCGTGGAGGGCCTCGCTTCCGGCCCGCCCGTGCTGCGGATCCAGCAGCTCGCGGCACTCACCCGCGCGGGCGTGGTCCGCTTCCTGGGCCCGGAGCCCCGCTTCGTGGTGGACCGCTCGGAGGGCTGCTTCGTGGCGGCGTCCCCGTGGGTGGAGGACGCCCCGTGGCGCTCGCGGTGGCTCATCGAGGCCATGTCTCCCACCAACGACGTCCACCGCAACATCTCCCCGCTGCTCAGCCACATGCACGAGCGCGGCCTGGTGCGCGCCAAGCTCATGGAGACCCACGACGGCGCGAGCCCGGAGACCAGCACCGGTCTGGACGTCAGCGCGCAGCGGGCGCGCGGCGCCAGGGACGATGACGCCGCCTCGCGGGCCTTCGTCTACCGCGCCGTGGGTGCCAAGGACCACGCGGAGCAGGGGATCTACGTGATCGGCCTGCAGCTGTCCTCGGTGCAGTGGGGGGTGGCCATCGCGGCCGAGGCGGAGTCCCCGGCGCACCTCGGGGCGCGCACGATCGCGGACGCGGACCAGATCGCGCAGGACGTCCTCGCCGGCGCGCAGCCGTGA
- a CDS encoding S8 family serine peptidase, translated as MLVAAAGPAVAAPPDAAASPEQLAQSQPATEGGVASLGRGADAQGRVLPETDRILVTFKDRVSAAGMDAVLDGAQRSTQLRAPDVVRTTGTGETVVESEKMLSPAEQREVVAAIEADPAVESAEPDQIVVGALAATPARPPNDTNWNYQWGPRNIGVPGAWSQATGQGTVIGIADTGQINHPDLNAKAVPGYDFLSDTYHSRDGDGRDPNPQDQGDWSPGRPSWWHGSHVAGIAAAQTNNRMGIAGVAPDARIQHARVLGADGRGYVSDIADGVMWSAGIPVPGVPVNRNPAAVVNLSEAWDAGSCPAVMQRAIDRMHAVNVPLVVAAGNAAKSANLASPANCPGAIVVGATSYRNQLTGYSNWGPMLDVVAPGGDAASPIWSTVNTGTYSIGRPSYGDLSGTSMAAPHVAGTIALMKERNPGLGVEAIRTTLRNTGTNVSGYRKVDAAAAARAVPRAKPTVRGAIATYYNAHGGAGAMGAPTTWEQSTGVGGVVQTFVKDGRTTKIYWSPATDAHRVETWKGIGSRYAQLGGPAALGLPSRDELPTATGGAYQNFVHPATGRSTKLIWSSATGAQPVVESSAIGKQWAGDGHESGTGYPTSPEVRTANGAYQQFRHVSTGSLTRYTWTRATGKVVRTPVR; from the coding sequence GTGCTGGTGGCCGCCGCGGGACCCGCTGTGGCCGCGCCACCGGACGCAGCGGCGTCGCCAGAGCAGCTGGCCCAGTCGCAGCCGGCCACCGAGGGCGGAGTGGCGTCCCTGGGTCGCGGGGCGGACGCCCAGGGCAGGGTGCTGCCGGAAACCGACAGGATCCTCGTGACGTTCAAGGACCGTGTCTCGGCGGCCGGCATGGACGCCGTGCTCGACGGCGCGCAGCGGAGCACGCAGCTCAGGGCACCGGACGTCGTGCGGACCACGGGCACCGGCGAGACCGTCGTGGAGAGCGAGAAGATGCTCTCGCCCGCCGAGCAGCGGGAAGTGGTGGCCGCCATCGAGGCCGACCCCGCCGTGGAGTCCGCGGAACCCGACCAGATCGTGGTGGGGGCGCTCGCGGCGACTCCTGCCAGGCCCCCGAACGACACGAACTGGAACTACCAGTGGGGCCCGCGCAACATCGGGGTGCCGGGGGCCTGGAGCCAGGCCACCGGGCAGGGCACCGTGATCGGCATCGCGGACACCGGCCAGATCAACCACCCGGATCTCAACGCGAAGGCGGTTCCCGGCTACGACTTCCTCTCGGACACCTACCACTCCCGGGACGGTGACGGGCGGGACCCCAATCCCCAGGACCAGGGGGACTGGAGCCCGGGGCGGCCGTCCTGGTGGCACGGATCGCACGTGGCGGGCATTGCGGCGGCGCAGACGAACAACAGGATGGGAATTGCCGGTGTGGCCCCCGACGCGAGGATCCAGCACGCGCGCGTGCTCGGGGCGGACGGCCGCGGCTACGTCTCTGACATCGCGGACGGTGTGATGTGGTCCGCGGGGATCCCCGTTCCCGGGGTCCCGGTGAACCGGAATCCCGCCGCGGTGGTCAACCTCTCCGAGGCGTGGGACGCGGGCAGCTGCCCGGCGGTGATGCAGCGGGCCATCGACCGGATGCACGCGGTCAACGTGCCGCTCGTGGTCGCCGCGGGCAACGCCGCCAAGAGCGCGAACCTGGCCTCGCCCGCCAACTGCCCGGGCGCCATCGTGGTGGGCGCCACCAGCTACCGCAACCAGCTCACCGGCTACTCCAACTGGGGGCCCATGCTGGACGTAGTGGCCCCCGGCGGGGACGCCGCCTCGCCCATCTGGTCCACGGTCAACACGGGCACGTACTCGATCGGCAGGCCCTCCTACGGTGACCTCAGCGGGACGTCCATGGCCGCGCCCCACGTGGCCGGGACGATCGCGCTGATGAAGGAGCGCAACCCGGGCCTGGGTGTCGAGGCGATCCGCACCACGCTGCGCAACACCGGGACGAACGTGAGCGGCTACCGCAAGGTGGACGCGGCCGCGGCGGCCCGCGCCGTGCCTCGGGCCAAGCCCACGGTGCGCGGTGCGATCGCCACCTACTACAACGCCCACGGCGGTGCGGGTGCCATGGGTGCTCCCACCACCTGGGAGCAGAGCACGGGTGTGGGAGGGGTGGTCCAGACCTTCGTGAAGGACGGGCGGACCACGAAGATCTACTGGTCCCCGGCCACGGATGCGCACCGCGTGGAGACGTGGAAGGGCATCGGGTCCCGGTACGCGCAGCTGGGTGGGCCTGCCGCCCTCGGGCTGCCGTCGAGGGACGAGCTGCCGACCGCCACGGGTGGCGCCTACCAGAACTTCGTGCACCCCGCCACGGGCCGAAGCACCAAGCTCATCTGGAGCAGCGCCACCGGTGCGCAGCCGGTGGTGGAGTCCTCTGCGATCGGCAAGCAGTGGGCCGGCGACGGCCACGAGTCCGGGACCGGCTACCCCACGTCCCCCGAGGTGCGCACGGCCAACGGTGCCTACCAGCAGTTCCGTCACGTGAGCACGGGCAGCCTCACGCGCTACACCTGGACCCGCGCCACGGGGAAGGTGGTCCGGACCCCGGTGCGCTGA
- a CDS encoding NupC/NupG family nucleoside CNT transporter, which yields MDRFQGLIGIFLILGIIVLLSRQRSAIKWRTLAVGLALQVGVALLILKWGPGFEALKWFSDLVQGLIGFTNEGTTFVFGPLMDEKNGFVFALNVLPVIIFLGALISALYYLRIIQVFVHVLGTVLNKIMGTSKIESVFASTVIFLGQSEAPLMIKPYLSKLTRSELFACMTGGFAAAAGSTLVGYSLLGAPLPYLLAASVMNAPGSLLVAKALMPETEKSVASVNALKVRDTESKNLIDAIGTGALNGGRIAVIVGCLLIAFIALIALVSSVLGWAGSLFGFEGWSLEGLFGIIFAPLAWAIGVPWQDAAQVGNFIGQKTILNEFVGYTSFGPAIPSMDPQSVLITTFALAGFANLSSIAIQIGSIGGLAPDRRGDVAKMGLFALFGGFLTNMLNAALVGVIMGL from the coding sequence GTGGACCGTTTCCAGGGCCTGATCGGGATCTTCCTGATCCTGGGCATCATCGTTCTCCTCTCCCGTCAGCGCAGCGCCATCAAGTGGCGCACCCTCGCCGTGGGGCTGGCCCTGCAGGTGGGCGTGGCGCTGCTGATCCTCAAGTGGGGCCCGGGCTTCGAGGCCCTGAAGTGGTTCTCCGACCTGGTGCAGGGCCTCATCGGCTTCACCAACGAGGGCACCACGTTCGTCTTCGGCCCGCTCATGGACGAGAAGAACGGCTTCGTCTTCGCGCTCAACGTGCTGCCGGTGATCATCTTCCTGGGCGCGCTCATCAGCGCGCTGTACTACCTGAGGATCATCCAGGTGTTCGTGCACGTGCTGGGCACCGTGCTGAACAAGATCATGGGCACGTCCAAGATCGAGTCTGTGTTCGCCTCCACCGTGATCTTCCTGGGCCAGAGCGAGGCGCCCCTGATGATCAAGCCGTACCTGAGCAAGCTCACGCGCTCCGAGCTGTTCGCGTGCATGACCGGCGGTTTCGCCGCCGCCGCGGGCTCCACCCTGGTGGGCTACTCCCTGCTGGGCGCCCCGCTGCCCTACCTGCTCGCGGCATCGGTCATGAACGCCCCCGGCTCCCTGCTGGTGGCCAAGGCCCTGATGCCGGAGACCGAGAAGTCCGTGGCGTCCGTGAACGCCCTCAAAGTGCGGGACACCGAGTCCAAGAACCTCATCGACGCGATCGGCACGGGTGCCCTCAACGGTGGGCGGATCGCCGTGATCGTGGGCTGCCTGCTGATCGCGTTCATCGCCCTGATCGCCCTGGTCTCCTCCGTGCTCGGGTGGGCCGGCTCGCTGTTCGGCTTCGAGGGGTGGTCCCTGGAGGGTCTGTTCGGCATCATCTTCGCGCCGCTCGCGTGGGCCATCGGCGTGCCGTGGCAGGACGCCGCGCAGGTGGGCAACTTCATCGGCCAGAAGACCATCCTCAACGAGTTCGTGGGCTACACCTCGTTCGGTCCCGCGATCCCCAGCATGGATCCCCAGTCCGTGCTGATCACCACGTTCGCCCTGGCCGGCTTCGCCAACCTCTCCTCGATCGCCATCCAGATCGGCTCCATCGGCGGGCTCGCCCCGGACCGTCGCGGGGACGTGGCCAAGATGGGCCTGTTCGCGCTGTTCGGCGGCTTCCTCACCAACATGCTCAACGCCGCGCTCGTCGGCGTGATCATGGGCCTCTAG
- a CDS encoding thymidine phosphorylase, with the protein MVEAFDAVDVIRMKRDRGTLSPEAIDWVIDAYTRGVVADEQMSALAMAIFLNGMDRTEISRWTQAMIDSGERMNFKALSRPTADKHSTGGVGDKITLPLAPLVASFGVAVPQLSGRGLGHTGGTLDKMEAIPGWRADLSNERMMEILDTVGAVICAAGSGLAPADKKLYALRDTTSTVECIPLIASSIMSKKIAEGTGALVLDVKTGPGAFMKSEQDARELARTMVDLGKDHGVDTVALLTDMSRPLGRTVGNALEVRESVEVLAGGGPSDVVRLTVALAREMLAAAGVKDADVEAALQDGRAMDAWKAMVAAQGGDPEAPLPEAKHTQDVLAETDGVLTEMDAMSVGVASWRLGAGRARQGDPVQAGAGVEIHAVPGERVTRGQKLFTLHTDTPERFERALESLSGGATIDPDAAEGTGAREDVVIDRIA; encoded by the coding sequence ATGGTCGAAGCGTTCGACGCCGTTGACGTCATCCGCATGAAGAGGGACCGCGGGACCCTGTCCCCCGAGGCCATCGACTGGGTGATCGACGCCTACACGCGCGGCGTGGTGGCGGACGAGCAGATGTCCGCCCTGGCCATGGCCATCTTCCTCAACGGGATGGACCGTACCGAGATCTCCCGCTGGACGCAGGCCATGATCGACTCCGGCGAGCGCATGAACTTCAAGGCCCTCTCCCGGCCCACCGCGGACAAGCACTCCACGGGTGGCGTGGGGGACAAGATCACCCTCCCGCTCGCCCCGCTGGTCGCGAGCTTCGGGGTGGCCGTGCCGCAGCTCTCGGGCCGCGGCCTGGGCCACACGGGCGGCACCCTGGACAAGATGGAGGCCATCCCGGGGTGGCGCGCGGACCTTTCCAACGAGCGCATGATGGAGATCCTGGACACCGTGGGTGCGGTGATCTGCGCCGCGGGCAGCGGCCTGGCACCGGCGGACAAGAAGCTCTACGCGCTGCGTGACACCACCTCCACGGTCGAGTGCATCCCGCTGATCGCGTCCTCCATCATGTCCAAGAAGATCGCCGAGGGCACCGGCGCCCTGGTGCTGGACGTCAAGACCGGCCCGGGCGCGTTCATGAAGTCCGAGCAGGACGCCCGGGAGCTCGCGCGCACCATGGTGGACCTCGGCAAGGACCACGGGGTGGACACCGTCGCGCTGCTCACGGACATGTCCCGCCCGCTCGGGCGCACCGTGGGCAACGCCCTGGAGGTGCGCGAGTCGGTGGAGGTGCTCGCCGGGGGCGGGCCGAGCGACGTCGTGCGCCTGACCGTGGCGCTCGCGCGGGAGATGCTCGCCGCGGCCGGTGTGAAGGATGCGGACGTCGAGGCCGCGCTGCAGGACGGGCGCGCCATGGACGCCTGGAAGGCCATGGTGGCCGCGCAGGGCGGTGACCCCGAGGCCCCGCTGCCGGAGGCGAAGCACACGCAGGACGTGCTGGCCGAGACGGACGGCGTGCTCACCGAGATGGACGCGATGTCCGTGGGTGTGGCGTCGTGGCGCCTCGGTGCCGGCCGTGCCCGGCAGGGCGATCCCGTGCAGGCCGGCGCCGGTGTGGAGATCCACGCGGTGCCCGGTGAGCGCGTCACCAGGGGGCAGAAGCTGTTCACCCTGCACACGGACACCCCCGAGCGCTTCGAGCGCGCCCTGGAGTCCCTGTCCGGGGGCGCCACCATCGATCCCGACGCCGCGGAGGGCACCGGCGCCCGCGAGGACGTGGTGATCGACCGGATCGCCTGA
- a CDS encoding NAD(P)H-quinone oxidoreductase, with protein MRAVRDLESGGPEVLTVSEVPEPELTAGGVLIEVAAAGLNRADVLQRQGHYPVPPDATDVFGLEVSGTVLELGEDVPADAGLSVGDPVVALVDSGGYAERVLAPWQQVLPLPEGVDPVAAAGLPEVAATVFSNVFMAAAAREGETLLVHGGAGGIGTHAIQVARALGMTVLATVGSEEKARVVEELGATPIRYRDEDFVARVEELTDGRGADVILDVVGAKYLDPNLRAVATNGRIVIIGMQGGATGELNVGRLLQKRAAVIGTTLRARPAAEKAAIMAAVREHVWPLVAAGRVRPLVSRTFPLEQVREAHEYFDSGSHVGKVLLSM; from the coding sequence ATGCGTGCAGTGCGCGACCTGGAATCTGGCGGACCCGAGGTCCTCACGGTGAGCGAGGTGCCCGAGCCGGAGCTCACGGCCGGTGGAGTGCTGATCGAGGTGGCCGCCGCGGGGCTCAACCGCGCCGACGTCCTGCAGCGCCAGGGCCACTACCCCGTGCCCCCGGACGCCACGGACGTGTTCGGGCTGGAGGTCTCCGGCACGGTGCTGGAGCTGGGGGAGGACGTCCCGGCCGACGCCGGACTGAGCGTGGGTGATCCCGTGGTGGCCCTCGTGGACTCGGGCGGCTACGCCGAGCGGGTGCTCGCCCCGTGGCAGCAGGTGCTCCCGCTGCCCGAGGGTGTGGACCCGGTGGCGGCCGCGGGACTGCCCGAGGTGGCGGCCACCGTGTTCTCCAACGTGTTCATGGCCGCCGCGGCACGCGAGGGCGAGACGCTGCTCGTGCACGGGGGCGCCGGCGGGATCGGCACCCACGCGATCCAGGTGGCCCGTGCCCTCGGCATGACCGTGCTGGCCACCGTGGGCAGCGAGGAGAAGGCCCGGGTGGTCGAGGAGCTGGGTGCCACACCCATCCGCTACCGGGACGAGGACTTCGTGGCCCGGGTCGAGGAGCTCACCGACGGCCGCGGCGCGGACGTGATCCTGGACGTGGTGGGCGCGAAGTACCTGGACCCCAACCTCCGGGCGGTGGCCACGAACGGGCGCATCGTGATCATCGGCATGCAGGGCGGTGCCACGGGCGAGCTGAACGTGGGGCGGCTGCTCCAGAAGCGCGCGGCGGTGATCGGCACGACCCTCCGGGCGCGCCCCGCCGCGGAGAAGGCGGCCATCATGGCCGCGGTGCGCGAGCACGTCTGGCCGCTCGTGGCCGCGGGCCGGGTGCGCCCGCTGGTGTCCCGCACGTTCCCGCTGGAGCAGGTCCGCGAGGCCCACGAGTACTTCGACAGCGGCTCGCACGTGGGCAAGGTGCTGCTGAGCATGTGA
- a CDS encoding phospho-sugar mutase, whose translation MNIQLVDRVQQWLDHDPDDATRAELHSLLEQARGGDENALADLESRFQGPLVFGTAGLRAAVGAGESRMNRAVVIRASAGLASFLLDRVGPEPLVVVGCDARHGSEDFAADAAAVFAAAGCRAVRLPAQLPTPLVAFAVRELGADAGVMVTASHNPPADNGYKVYLGGRAVDTDDEKGVQIVPPDDARIAERIAATPFADEVPRDPEAVSTADDAVLEHYVQRASSLRAGSETSQDISIALTPMHGVGLGTALRVLDAAGFRNVSVVAEQAEPDPDFPTVAFPNPEEPGAMDLLMALAARENCDVAIAMDPDADRCAVAIPTGAGTGDPAQDWRRLSGDELGALLGEDAASDPDRSGDTLACSIVSGRLLGRIAERHGLSFRQTLTGFKWIARTPGLRFGYEEAIGYCTDPTAVRDKDGVSTAVRVASLVAGLKQRGSTVQQELDRLAHMHGLYATAPLTFRVADLSLITRGMQRLRENPPTELAGSPIAEFVDLARGGPEMLPTEGILMRTEADDRVIVRPSGTEPKLKCYLEVVLPVLDGDPVPREDAAQRLQQISTQLREVVGL comes from the coding sequence ATGAACATCCAGCTTGTCGACCGCGTCCAGCAGTGGCTGGACCACGATCCCGACGACGCCACGCGCGCCGAGCTCCACAGCCTGCTGGAGCAGGCCCGGGGCGGGGACGAGAATGCGCTCGCGGACCTCGAGTCCCGGTTCCAGGGCCCGCTGGTCTTCGGCACGGCCGGGCTGCGCGCCGCGGTCGGTGCGGGGGAGTCCCGCATGAACCGTGCCGTGGTGATCCGTGCGAGTGCCGGGCTGGCCTCGTTCCTGCTGGACCGCGTGGGCCCGGAGCCCCTCGTGGTGGTGGGCTGCGACGCCCGCCACGGCTCCGAGGACTTCGCCGCCGACGCCGCAGCGGTCTTCGCCGCGGCCGGGTGCCGCGCCGTGCGTCTGCCCGCCCAGCTGCCCACGCCCCTCGTGGCGTTCGCGGTGCGCGAGCTCGGCGCGGACGCCGGCGTGATGGTCACGGCCTCCCACAACCCGCCCGCCGACAACGGCTACAAGGTCTACCTCGGCGGCCGCGCCGTGGACACCGACGACGAGAAGGGCGTGCAGATCGTCCCGCCGGACGACGCCCGGATCGCCGAGCGCATCGCGGCCACGCCCTTCGCGGACGAGGTCCCCCGGGACCCCGAGGCCGTGAGCACCGCCGACGACGCCGTGCTCGAGCACTACGTGCAGCGCGCCTCCTCGCTGCGGGCCGGTTCCGAGACCTCCCAGGACATCTCCATCGCCCTGACCCCCATGCACGGCGTGGGGCTCGGCACCGCCCTGCGCGTGCTCGACGCCGCCGGGTTCCGCAACGTCTCGGTGGTCGCCGAGCAGGCGGAGCCGGACCCGGACTTCCCCACGGTGGCGTTCCCCAACCCGGAGGAGCCGGGAGCCATGGACCTGCTCATGGCACTCGCCGCTCGCGAGAACTGCGACGTGGCCATTGCCATGGACCCGGACGCGGACCGCTGCGCCGTGGCCATCCCCACGGGAGCGGGCACGGGCGATCCCGCCCAGGACTGGCGCCGCCTCAGCGGTGACGAGCTCGGGGCGCTGCTCGGTGAGGACGCCGCCTCCGACCCGGACCGGTCCGGGGACACCCTGGCGTGCTCGATCGTCTCGGGCCGGCTGCTCGGACGGATCGCCGAGCGCCACGGGCTCTCCTTCCGCCAGACCCTCACCGGGTTCAAGTGGATCGCCCGCACCCCGGGGCTGCGCTTCGGCTACGAGGAAGCGATCGGCTACTGCACCGATCCCACCGCCGTCCGCGACAAGGACGGCGTGTCCACCGCGGTGCGCGTGGCCTCGCTGGTGGCCGGGCTCAAGCAGCGCGGCTCCACCGTGCAGCAGGAGCTGGACCGGCTGGCCCACATGCACGGGCTCTACGCCACCGCGCCCCTCACGTTCCGCGTGGCGGACCTCTCCCTGATCACCCGCGGCATGCAGCGGCTGCGGGAGAACCCGCCCACGGAGCTCGCGGGGTCCCCGATCGCCGAGTTCGTGGACCTGGCCAGGGGCGGGCCCGAGATGCTGCCCACCGAGGGCATCCTCATGCGCACCGAGGCCGACGACCGCGTGATCGTGCGCCCCTCCGGCACCGAGCCTAAGCTCAAGTGCTACCTGGAGGTCGTGCTGCCGGTGCTCGACGGCGATCCCGTGCCGCGCGAGGACGCCGCCCAGCGGCTGCAGCAGATCAGCACGCAGCTGCGGGAGGTCGTGGGTCTCTGA
- the deoC gene encoding deoxyribose-phosphate aldolase, whose protein sequence is MITRAELAAMVDHTLLKPESTAEQVAELAREAGELGTYSICVSPSRLDVELPEGVKLATVCGFPSGAHPSEVKAVEAADSVAQGADEVDMVINLGLAMDGDWDGVREDIEAVRAACPEPTVLKVIIESAALSDEQIVAACQAAEVAGADFVKTSTGFHPAGGASVEAVRLMAQTVGDRLGVKASGGIRTTEAALAMVEAGATRLGLSGTRSVLEGLDS, encoded by the coding sequence ATGATCACCCGCGCAGAGCTCGCCGCCATGGTCGACCACACCCTGCTCAAGCCCGAGTCCACCGCGGAGCAGGTGGCGGAGCTGGCCCGCGAGGCCGGGGAACTGGGCACCTACTCCATCTGCGTCTCGCCGTCCCGCCTGGACGTGGAGCTGCCCGAGGGCGTGAAGCTCGCCACCGTGTGCGGCTTCCCGTCCGGGGCGCACCCCTCCGAGGTCAAGGCAGTGGAGGCCGCGGACTCCGTGGCCCAGGGCGCGGACGAGGTGGACATGGTCATCAACCTCGGCCTCGCGATGGACGGGGACTGGGACGGTGTGCGCGAGGACATCGAGGCCGTTCGTGCCGCGTGCCCCGAGCCCACCGTCCTGAAGGTCATCATCGAGTCCGCCGCGCTGAGCGACGAGCAGATCGTCGCCGCGTGCCAGGCGGCGGAGGTCGCCGGAGCGGACTTCGTGAAGACCTCCACGGGCTTCCACCCCGCCGGTGGCGCGAGTGTAGAGGCCGTGCGCCTCATGGCGCAGACCGTCGGGGATCGCCTCGGGGTGAAGGCCTCGGGCGGCATCCGCACCACGGAGGCCGCGCTCGCCATGGTCGAGGCCGGAGCAACCCGCCTGGGGCTCTCCGGCACACGTTCGGTACTGGAAGGACTGGATTCCTGA
- a CDS encoding sugar-binding transcriptional regulator: MRLSARDAQSLEVARLYYQRGLAQADVARQLSISRPTVSKLLQHAKDRGFVSIEIRDPRAVSSDVGRELCLRFGLTQARVVAAADTDDELLHELGGMGAQVLEENVADGDLVGITWGRTMRAVAQALTPQPRSGVHMVQLKGGSGLTSPLAGHHETVRLLCAAFGAYPHTLPLPVLFDSPEVKRVVEQDRHIRYVLDLGRSARTALFTVGSVAEDSPVLVRDYLTAREREAVARSAVGDLCSHFIDAHGAPAVPALDERTVSLPLDELRQKEIRICVAGGTAKVPVLRAALQAGYVSHLVTDERTARAVLG; encoded by the coding sequence ATGCGGCTGAGCGCCCGGGACGCGCAGTCCCTGGAGGTGGCCCGGCTGTACTACCAGCGCGGCCTCGCGCAGGCGGACGTGGCCCGGCAGCTGTCGATCTCCCGCCCCACGGTCTCCAAGCTGCTGCAGCACGCGAAGGACCGCGGCTTCGTGAGCATCGAGATCCGCGATCCGCGTGCTGTCTCCTCGGACGTGGGGCGGGAGCTGTGCCTGCGCTTCGGGCTCACCCAGGCGCGCGTGGTGGCCGCCGCGGACACCGACGACGAGCTGCTGCACGAGCTCGGCGGCATGGGCGCCCAGGTGCTCGAGGAGAACGTGGCGGACGGGGACCTCGTGGGCATCACGTGGGGGCGCACGATGCGCGCCGTGGCGCAGGCCCTCACCCCGCAGCCGCGCAGCGGGGTGCACATGGTGCAGCTCAAGGGTGGTAGCGGCCTCACCTCACCCCTGGCGGGCCACCACGAGACGGTGCGGCTGCTGTGCGCCGCGTTCGGCGCCTACCCGCACACCCTGCCCCTGCCCGTGCTCTTCGACAGCCCCGAGGTCAAGCGCGTGGTGGAGCAGGACCGCCACATCAGGTATGTGCTGGACCTGGGCCGCAGCGCACGGACCGCCCTGTTCACGGTGGGCTCGGTGGCCGAGGACTCCCCCGTGCTCGTGCGGGACTATCTCACGGCCCGCGAGCGCGAGGCCGTGGCCCGCAGCGCGGTGGGCGACCTGTGCTCCCACTTCATCGACGCCCACGGCGCCCCGGCCGTGCCCGCCCTGGACGAGCGCACCGTGTCCCTGCCTCTGGACGAGCTGCGGCAGAAGGAGATCCGGATCTGCGTGGCCGGCGGCACCGCCAAGGTGCCAGTGCTGCGCGCGGCCCTGCAGGCCGGCTACGTCTCCCACCTGGTCACGGACGAGCGCACCGCACGCGCCGTGCTGGGCTGA